A window of the Halostagnicola kamekurae genome harbors these coding sequences:
- a CDS encoding aryl-sulfate sulfotransferase: MTESSPTSPADVRSIVSRNRVRIVFVALILLSAGVVVNGATEDGISTASQSAVPEAPATENHTVVTESGRAGTITVYSPDGEVEYYNNSRTKYFDVDPIEGEPMTIEYTATDTIHSEGPTCGEPPCARNVIERLDLTEEDPTPEVIYKRYDYKESAGEWHDSTRINETHVAIADIVADQVFIVNTETEVVEWLWDAQSDYPIDEGGSYPGDWAHINDVEYIDEGQHEGRLMVSLRNQDQVVFLDRDEGLVEDWTLGEEDNYDIQYEQHNPDYIPESQGGPAVIVADSENGRIQEFQREDGEWNRSWEWQDDRIQWPRDADRLPNGNTLIADSHGNRVFEVNESGDIVWEVPSTLPYEAERLETGAESEGGQSAAELGLESRTEEDEGGGGGGDSGGGGLSIDFNPIEYLGNVLESVLPHRIYNGMLYASPIWMGSTEFAAIGLGLLTGMIWVGTEIRWQLRDAGVRFRVPVYRRDE, encoded by the coding sequence GTGACAGAGTCGTCGCCCACGTCCCCGGCCGACGTTCGCTCGATTGTCTCGCGCAACCGCGTCCGAATCGTGTTTGTGGCCCTGATATTGCTCTCCGCCGGCGTCGTCGTCAACGGCGCGACCGAAGACGGAATCTCGACGGCGTCACAATCCGCGGTTCCCGAAGCGCCCGCGACCGAGAATCACACGGTCGTCACCGAGTCCGGCCGCGCGGGAACGATTACCGTCTACTCGCCCGATGGCGAGGTCGAGTACTACAACAACTCGAGGACGAAGTACTTCGACGTGGATCCAATCGAGGGCGAGCCGATGACGATCGAGTACACGGCGACCGATACGATCCACTCGGAAGGGCCGACCTGTGGCGAGCCGCCGTGTGCGCGAAACGTCATCGAGCGCCTCGACTTGACCGAGGAAGACCCCACGCCCGAAGTGATCTACAAGCGCTACGATTACAAAGAGAGCGCCGGCGAGTGGCACGATTCGACGCGGATCAACGAGACCCACGTCGCCATCGCGGACATCGTCGCCGATCAGGTCTTCATCGTGAACACGGAGACGGAGGTCGTCGAATGGCTCTGGGATGCTCAGAGTGACTACCCGATCGACGAGGGCGGATCGTATCCGGGAGACTGGGCTCACATCAACGACGTCGAATACATCGACGAGGGACAACACGAGGGACGTTTGATGGTCAGCCTTCGTAACCAGGACCAGGTAGTCTTCCTCGATCGAGATGAGGGGCTCGTCGAGGACTGGACGCTCGGTGAGGAGGACAATTACGATATTCAGTACGAACAGCACAACCCGGATTACATTCCCGAATCACAGGGAGGTCCCGCGGTCATCGTCGCTGACTCAGAAAACGGGCGTATTCAGGAGTTCCAGCGCGAAGACGGCGAGTGGAATCGGAGCTGGGAGTGGCAAGACGATCGGATCCAGTGGCCCAGAGACGCCGACAGACTCCCCAACGGGAACACGCTGATCGCAGACAGCCACGGCAACCGCGTCTTCGAAGTGAACGAGTCAGGAGATATCGTCTGGGAAGTCCCGTCGACGCTCCCCTACGAAGCTGAACGCCTCGAGACGGGCGCAGAAAGCGAAGGGGGCCAGAGCGCGGCCGAACTCGGCCTCGAGTCCCGAACGGAAGAAGACGAGGGAGGGGGCGGCGGTGGCGACTCGGGCGGTGGCGGTTTGAGCATCGACTTCAACCCGATCGAGTACCTCGGAAACGTCCTCGAGAGCGTGCTCCCACACCGTATTTACAACGGGATGCTGTACGCCTCGCCGATCTGGATGGGGTCGACTGAATTCGCCGCGATCGGACTGGGTCTCCTGACCGGAATGATCTGGGTCGGAACGGAGATCAGGTGGCAACTTCGGGACGCCGGCGTCCGATTCCGAGTCCCCGTCTATCGACGAGACGAGTGA
- a CDS encoding SCO family protein produces the protein MRRRTYLASVSATGAALAAGCLNGGILGAEAGSPDTVLGPPDRPGESENYAYPAYGQELPEVTVPSPLHDREVTTTEFEGDRHVMMTFVFTRCHGPCPRLASRLAHVQADAAENGYESEVMFMPVTFDPAYDTAEQLRTFSAERGADPDAENWQFLRPESHEAAQEVVNDTFGIGFEKTETYTEGTEGHGSNQSTDEQTNQSTDTQSSQSGDGEMQDMFTHVTLIILANKDGYVERAYSSQTMPGVSTIIDDLETVREGGDGGFL, from the coding sequence ATGAGACGACGCACGTATCTAGCCTCCGTTAGTGCGACAGGGGCCGCCCTCGCCGCTGGTTGTCTAAACGGTGGCATTTTGGGTGCCGAAGCTGGCAGTCCCGACACCGTACTCGGACCGCCCGACAGGCCAGGCGAGAGCGAAAACTACGCCTACCCAGCCTACGGACAGGAGTTGCCGGAAGTGACGGTCCCCTCTCCGCTTCACGACCGCGAGGTGACCACGACCGAGTTCGAGGGCGACCGACACGTCATGATGACGTTCGTCTTCACCCGGTGTCACGGTCCGTGTCCCCGTCTCGCGTCGAGGCTCGCACACGTTCAGGCCGACGCGGCGGAGAACGGCTACGAGTCGGAGGTCATGTTCATGCCGGTGACGTTCGATCCAGCCTATGATACCGCCGAACAACTGCGCACCTTTTCGGCGGAGCGCGGTGCGGATCCGGACGCCGAGAACTGGCAGTTCCTTCGCCCCGAGTCCCACGAGGCGGCACAGGAGGTCGTCAACGACACGTTCGGAATCGGGTTCGAAAAGACGGAGACGTACACAGAAGGGACGGAAGGGCACGGGTCGAATCAATCCACGGACGAGCAGACGAACCAGTCGACGGACACCCAGTCGAGTCAGTCCGGTGATGGGGAGATGCAAGACATGTTTACCCACGTGACGCTCATCATCCTCGCCAACAAAGACGGCTACGTCGAACGAGCCTATAGTAGCCAAACCATGCCGGGGGTGAGCACGATTATCGACGACCTCGAAACCGTCCGCGAGGGAGGCGACGGAGGGTTCTTGTGA
- a CDS encoding sulfatase — MVGSQRSNVLFVVLDTVRKDRLGPYGYERGTTPELEEFAREATVFDSAISPAPWTLPVHASLFTGRYPSQHGADQESPYLDDTPTLAAILAASGYDTACYSSNAWITPYTGLTDGFEHQDSFFEVLPGDVLSGPLASAWQSVNDNEHLRELASKLVHLGAMAHAKLASSEGSDSKTPAVIDRTRSFIDESESEEGWFAFVNLMDAHLPYYPPEEYREEFAPGVDPDDVCQNSKEYNSGARAIDDEEWADIRSLYDAEITHMDAELGRLFAWLRESGQWEETTVIVAADHGELHGEHGLYGHEFALYDELINVPLLVKHPELEADRREDLVELLDCYHTVLNALGVDPTAVAGAIDGDVRKFDSTRSLLSSGYRAFEDASKPDIGQQTVLALEDDYAFVEYAQPVIELHHLEEKASEGGIELTENHRAYSRLRAARSVDAKYVRADLIPDEGYRLDRDPSEGTTVDPDEDERVEASERALARFERAAGGAWDDPSEADLDDADALADADDETRDRLRELGYLE; from the coding sequence ATGGTCGGTTCTCAACGCTCGAACGTTCTCTTCGTCGTTCTGGATACGGTTCGAAAGGATCGCCTCGGCCCGTACGGCTACGAACGGGGAACGACACCAGAACTCGAGGAGTTCGCGCGGGAAGCGACCGTCTTCGATTCGGCGATTTCGCCCGCACCGTGGACCTTGCCGGTCCACGCCTCCCTGTTTACCGGGCGCTACCCAAGCCAGCACGGGGCCGACCAGGAGAGTCCGTACCTCGACGACACGCCGACGCTCGCGGCGATTCTCGCCGCGAGCGGCTACGACACCGCCTGTTACTCTTCGAACGCGTGGATCACGCCCTACACCGGCCTCACCGACGGGTTCGAACACCAGGACTCGTTCTTCGAAGTCCTTCCCGGCGACGTCCTCTCGGGGCCGCTAGCGAGCGCGTGGCAGTCCGTCAACGACAACGAGCACCTGCGCGAACTGGCATCGAAACTCGTCCACCTCGGTGCGATGGCACACGCCAAACTCGCCAGCAGCGAAGGGTCGGATTCGAAGACCCCGGCGGTCATCGACCGCACCAGATCGTTCATCGACGAGAGCGAGAGTGAGGAGGGCTGGTTCGCGTTCGTCAATCTGATGGACGCCCACCTCCCGTACTATCCGCCCGAGGAGTACCGCGAGGAGTTCGCTCCCGGCGTCGACCCCGACGACGTCTGTCAAAATTCGAAGGAGTACAACTCCGGCGCTCGAGCCATCGACGACGAGGAGTGGGCGGACATCCGCTCGCTCTACGACGCCGAGATCACACACATGGACGCCGAACTCGGCCGGCTGTTCGCATGGCTTCGCGAGAGCGGTCAGTGGGAGGAAACGACCGTTATCGTGGCGGCAGACCACGGCGAACTCCACGGCGAACACGGCCTCTACGGTCACGAGTTCGCCCTCTACGACGAACTCATCAACGTGCCGCTGCTGGTCAAACACCCCGAACTCGAGGCAGACCGGCGCGAGGACCTCGTCGAACTGCTCGACTGTTATCACACGGTCCTCAACGCGCTCGGCGTCGATCCGACGGCCGTCGCGGGAGCTATCGACGGCGACGTTCGCAAGTTCGACTCGACGCGATCGCTGCTCTCGAGCGGGTATCGGGCGTTCGAGGACGCATCGAAACCGGACATTGGCCAACAGACCGTCCTCGCTCTCGAGGACGACTACGCGTTCGTCGAGTACGCACAGCCAGTGATCGAACTCCACCACCTCGAGGAAAAAGCGAGCGAGGGTGGTATCGAACTCACTGAGAATCACCGCGCGTACTCGCGGCTGCGCGCCGCACGCAGCGTCGACGCGAAATACGTTCGAGCCGACTTGATCCCCGACGAGGGATACAGACTCGACAGAGACCCGAGCGAGGGGACGACGGTCGATCCGGACGAGGACGAGCGGGTCGAGGCGAGCGAGCGAGCGCTCGCACGGTTCGAGCGGGCTGCCGGTGGCGCGTGGGACGATCCGTCCGAAGCCGATCTCGACGACGCCGACGCCCTCGCCGACGCCGATGACGAAACCCGCGATCGGCTCCGCGAACTGGGATATCTCGAGTAA
- a CDS encoding lysylphosphatidylglycerol synthase transmembrane domain-containing protein, with protein sequence MDEKNRRRLIVGAFGALAVFAVLFFAVGTREVIATLLSAKPSLIVTTFAFALCWLAAWSLMLRTVLISLDVELPVVKAFFVYAGAVFANNVTPFGQAGGEPVAALLISKISDTRYETGLAGIASVDVLNVVPSISLILVGVGYYATTAAIGERLGTAVGSAVVLIAAVVLVMILIWKYRHAIIDRLPAAIAPRLGRLGIARFESETLEADLTDRMGRFFENIERVSTDRWRLSAVIGLSLTGWLFQTAALTAAFAALGEPVSPYVLLFVIPLANLAGAAPLPGGLGGIEAAFVTLLVPTTGIAASVITAAVLIFRGAVYWMPVLIGGISVSAFGVKALE encoded by the coding sequence ATGGACGAGAAAAACCGGCGAAGACTTATCGTCGGCGCCTTTGGCGCACTCGCCGTCTTTGCCGTGTTATTCTTCGCCGTCGGCACGCGTGAGGTTATCGCCACGCTGCTCTCGGCGAAACCCTCGCTCATCGTCACGACGTTCGCCTTCGCGCTGTGCTGGCTGGCCGCGTGGAGCCTCATGCTTCGGACTGTTTTGATCTCTCTTGACGTCGAGTTGCCGGTTGTCAAAGCGTTTTTCGTCTACGCAGGTGCCGTCTTCGCCAACAACGTCACGCCGTTCGGTCAGGCAGGCGGGGAACCAGTCGCGGCGCTGCTCATCTCGAAGATCTCCGACACGCGCTACGAGACGGGGCTAGCCGGAATCGCCAGCGTCGACGTGCTCAACGTCGTTCCCTCGATCTCGTTGATTCTCGTCGGCGTCGGCTACTACGCGACGACCGCGGCGATCGGCGAGCGCCTCGGAACGGCCGTCGGCTCGGCGGTCGTACTGATCGCCGCAGTCGTCCTTGTCATGATCCTCATCTGGAAGTATCGACACGCGATCATCGACCGCCTTCCGGCCGCTATCGCTCCCCGTCTCGGTCGGCTCGGGATCGCTCGCTTCGAAAGCGAGACGCTCGAGGCTGACCTGACCGATCGGATGGGCCGCTTCTTCGAGAACATCGAGCGCGTCTCGACGGACCGCTGGCGTCTTTCGGCCGTCATCGGTCTCTCGCTGACCGGCTGGCTCTTCCAGACGGCGGCGCTCACGGCCGCGTTCGCGGCGCTTGGCGAACCGGTCTCGCCGTACGTGCTGCTGTTCGTCATCCCGCTCGCGAACCTCGCGGGTGCCGCCCCGCTTCCCGGCGGACTCGGCGGTATCGAGGCCGCGTTCGTCACGCTACTCGTCCCGACCACCGGCATCGCGGCGTCGGTTATCACCGCGGCCGTGCTCATCTTCCGCGGAGCGGTCTACTGGATGCCGGTCCTGATCGGCGGTATATCGGTCTCCGCGTTCGGCGTCAAAGCGCTCGAGTGA
- a CDS encoding metal-dependent hydrolase, whose translation MDAMRIVFLASAFATHAVVGYALVNAFTDADPRLGIVLGLLPDADFLFPAAWGWPLVHRGLTHTPLFAAVVVAVAYGIRRDRTVATAVGLGIGSHLAIDSLSAKGIDWLYPFAASAGPGVSVHGPVATALLWAASICVIEWRTEGFLGGSIPDDRSAHRSDGPDPSDRQTEKSE comes from the coding sequence ATGGACGCGATGCGAATCGTGTTTCTCGCGAGCGCGTTCGCCACCCACGCGGTCGTCGGCTACGCTCTCGTCAACGCGTTCACCGATGCCGATCCGCGGCTCGGCATCGTACTGGGGCTCCTCCCTGACGCGGACTTCCTATTTCCCGCGGCGTGGGGGTGGCCGCTGGTCCACCGCGGACTCACACACACGCCGCTGTTCGCGGCCGTCGTCGTCGCCGTTGCGTACGGGATCCGGCGAGATCGGACCGTCGCGACCGCTGTCGGACTGGGGATCGGGTCGCACCTCGCGATCGACTCCCTGTCGGCGAAGGGGATCGACTGGCTGTATCCGTTCGCGGCGAGCGCGGGACCGGGGGTATCGGTTCACGGACCGGTGGCGACGGCACTACTCTGGGCGGCATCGATCTGCGTCATCGAGTGGCGGACGGAGGGGTTCCTCGGTGGGTCGATACCGGACGACCGATCGGCTCATCGGAGCGACGGCCCCGACCCGTCCGATCGGCAGACCGAGAAAAGCGAGTAG
- a CDS encoding TlpA family protein disulfide reductase, with amino-acid sequence MRRRDLLVGAGSLGLVGGAGLLVSDRSFMGGQTGVASVSIETLDAPGSDAGTITAPKRGTTTFIEFFATWCGVCESMMEPLSRVQSTVDDDVQFVSVTNEPIGQTTTREDVVQWWSEHDGNWTVGLDADYELTDALEIVEIPTAVVLDERNDVAWSGAGRKSPETLIERIDAAHSES; translated from the coding sequence GTGAGGCGACGCGACCTCCTCGTTGGGGCGGGCAGTCTCGGTCTCGTCGGCGGTGCCGGCCTGCTCGTCAGCGATCGCAGTTTCATGGGCGGCCAAACCGGAGTGGCTTCCGTTTCCATCGAGACCCTCGATGCCCCGGGGAGCGACGCCGGGACTATAACCGCCCCGAAACGCGGAACCACGACGTTCATCGAGTTCTTCGCGACCTGGTGTGGGGTCTGCGAGTCCATGATGGAACCGCTCTCTCGAGTCCAGTCGACGGTCGACGACGACGTGCAGTTCGTTTCGGTCACGAACGAGCCTATCGGCCAGACGACCACTCGAGAGGACGTCGTCCAGTGGTGGAGCGAACACGACGGAAACTGGACGGTCGGATTGGACGCCGACTACGAACTCACTGACGCCCTCGAAATCGTCGAAATTCCGACGGCGGTCGTTCTCGACGAACGCAACGACGTCGCGTGGTCGGGAGCGGGTCGGAAATCACCCGAGACGCTCATCGAGCGGATAGACGCGGCACATAGCGAGTCCTGA
- a CDS encoding ABC transporter substrate-binding protein, which yields MSKDDTTPVKPTRRDYMRYGGTVATGGLLAGCISDEEGPGTESNGTETYTVSMEPVGDVSFEGVPERWVAYDGGYCDMAVALGQADGLVGVGGADRYYTYVYDELPGVEIDENTIETNSDVQKREQFYELGADIHLYDPEMLIHWFDWDQSDVDEIARHVAPFYGNLIFRRSDDWHDYEYYTLYEAFEKVAAAFQQTDRFEAFKRLHDEFIDSITSRLPPAEDRPDVFLTFEGTDEPETFSPYRLEDKGTSKKQWRDLKANDALEGTDIDNLSTTNRGELDYENLLHIDPDVILVRGHERKSPAEFRETVLAYMKDHPVGSELTAVENGRVYRGGYLHQGPIHNLFLTERGAKQLYPDEFGDVTDDRELFDRQRVADIVNGDS from the coding sequence ATGTCGAAAGACGATACGACACCCGTAAAACCGACGCGTCGTGACTACATGCGATATGGAGGAACGGTCGCTACCGGAGGACTACTCGCCGGTTGTATTAGCGACGAGGAAGGACCCGGAACGGAGTCGAACGGTACCGAAACCTACACGGTGTCGATGGAACCGGTCGGTGACGTCTCATTCGAAGGGGTCCCGGAACGGTGGGTGGCGTACGACGGCGGCTACTGTGACATGGCGGTCGCGCTGGGGCAGGCCGACGGACTGGTCGGCGTCGGGGGCGCAGACCGCTACTATACGTACGTCTACGACGAACTACCGGGCGTCGAGATCGACGAGAACACCATCGAGACGAACTCGGACGTACAGAAGAGAGAACAGTTCTACGAACTCGGGGCGGACATTCACCTGTACGATCCGGAGATGCTCATCCACTGGTTCGACTGGGATCAGAGCGACGTCGACGAAATCGCCCGACACGTCGCGCCGTTCTACGGGAATCTGATCTTCCGCAGATCGGACGACTGGCACGATTACGAGTACTATACGCTGTATGAAGCCTTCGAGAAGGTCGCAGCGGCGTTCCAGCAAACCGATCGATTCGAAGCGTTCAAACGACTCCACGACGAGTTCATCGATTCGATCACGTCTCGGCTTCCACCCGCAGAAGATCGACCCGACGTGTTCCTTACGTTCGAAGGCACCGACGAACCCGAGACGTTCTCGCCGTACCGTCTCGAGGACAAGGGAACCAGTAAGAAACAGTGGCGCGACCTGAAGGCGAACGACGCCCTCGAGGGCACGGATATCGACAATCTCAGTACGACGAATCGCGGCGAGCTAGATTACGAAAACCTCCTCCATATCGATCCGGACGTCATCCTCGTTCGGGGCCACGAACGAAAGTCCCCCGCGGAATTCCGCGAGACGGTGCTCGCATACATGAAAGACCATCCCGTCGGGAGTGAACTCACCGCCGTCGAGAACGGTCGCGTCTATCGCGGCGGTTACCTCCACCAGGGACCGATCCACAATCTGTTCTTGACTGAAAGGGGCGCAAAGCAACTCTATCCCGACGAGTTCGGCGACGTAACCGACGACAGAGAACTCTTCGACCGACAGCGGGTCGCGGACATCGTGAACGGGGACAGCTAA
- a CDS encoding glycosyltransferase family 4 protein, translated as MKINHYFEFEDHVTGGIRESVAHQRKILDRLDLRYSTEPDLNTDAFHCNLMGPRSVWYARRARSRGVPVVAHTHVTAEDFGDSFRFTNALAKPLKPYLEWAYGLADALVCPSEYNRNVIEEYTDTPTRVISNGVDQQKLDGFESLRSKYLERYDLEPPVVFLVGHVIKRKGLETFVELARRMPELDFAWFGPLDLSLKGRETTRLIEESPDNCTFTDYIDDIRGAYAAGDIFCFPTHEENEGIALLEAMTAGKPVLVRDIETFSWLEDGTDCLKVSPSADESGVEAFVDALEQLTDPERRERLGSNAADRSEQFSLESVASQYRSLYEEVV; from the coding sequence ATGAAAATAAACCACTACTTCGAGTTCGAAGATCACGTCACCGGCGGAATCCGCGAGTCAGTCGCCCACCAGCGCAAGATCCTGGATCGACTCGATCTCCGGTACTCGACCGAACCCGACTTAAACACCGACGCCTTCCACTGCAACCTGATGGGACCGCGATCGGTCTGGTACGCGAGACGAGCGCGATCACGGGGCGTTCCGGTCGTCGCACACACGCACGTCACGGCCGAGGACTTCGGGGACAGTTTCAGATTTACCAACGCGCTCGCCAAACCGTTGAAGCCGTACCTCGAGTGGGCCTACGGGCTGGCCGACGCGCTGGTCTGTCCCTCCGAGTACAATCGGAACGTGATCGAGGAGTACACGGACACGCCGACGCGGGTCATCTCGAACGGTGTGGACCAGCAGAAACTCGATGGGTTCGAATCGCTCAGGTCGAAGTACCTCGAGCGATACGACCTCGAACCGCCGGTCGTCTTTCTCGTCGGCCACGTCATCAAACGGAAGGGCCTCGAGACGTTCGTCGAGTTGGCTCGCCGAATGCCCGAACTGGACTTCGCGTGGTTCGGGCCGCTCGATCTCTCGCTGAAAGGTCGGGAAACGACACGGTTAATCGAGGAATCGCCAGATAACTGTACGTTCACCGACTACATCGACGACATTCGAGGGGCGTACGCAGCCGGTGACATCTTCTGTTTCCCGACCCACGAGGAAAACGAGGGGATTGCTCTGCTCGAGGCGATGACCGCCGGGAAGCCGGTGCTCGTTCGCGACATCGAGACGTTCTCCTGGCTCGAGGACGGGACGGACTGTCTGAAGGTCTCGCCGTCGGCCGACGAATCCGGCGTCGAGGCGTTCGTCGACGCGCTCGAACAGCTTACGGACCCGGAACGCAGAGAGCGGCTCGGATCGAACGCGGCCGACAGGAGCGAGCAGTTCTCGCTCGAATCGGTCGCGAGTCAGTACCGGTCGCTCTACGAGGAGGTGGTCTGA
- a CDS encoding DedA family protein, with the protein MVPLQLEGLPNWLESLFASEFAFAVLFAICILEGAMMLRFMPSELVVPSALALIGSSIPETIAIVALAVVGTTIGQFLLFRLARRAGREYVIQKRWFPLTESRLERFDHWFDRWGRIAVVVSNTMLVVRGLLTVPAGLSEMDGRTFAVLSSLGSLFFQSILAGLYLLGGYLLTF; encoded by the coding sequence ATGGTCCCGCTGCAACTCGAGGGGTTGCCGAACTGGCTCGAGTCGCTTTTCGCGTCGGAGTTCGCGTTCGCAGTCTTGTTCGCCATCTGTATCCTCGAGGGCGCGATGATGCTGCGATTCATGCCGAGTGAACTCGTCGTCCCGTCCGCGCTTGCGCTGATCGGGTCGTCGATCCCGGAGACGATCGCGATCGTCGCTCTCGCGGTCGTCGGCACGACGATCGGACAGTTCCTGTTGTTCCGCCTCGCCCGTCGCGCCGGACGGGAGTACGTCATTCAGAAGCGATGGTTTCCGTTGACGGAGTCGCGACTCGAGCGCTTCGACCACTGGTTCGATCGCTGGGGCAGGATCGCCGTCGTCGTCAGTAACACGATGCTGGTCGTCAGGGGACTGCTCACCGTTCCTGCCGGCCTCTCGGAGATGGACGGCCGAACGTTCGCCGTCCTCTCATCACTCGGATCACTCTTCTTTCAGTCGATCCTCGCCGGTCTCTACCTGCTGGGTGGCTACCTGTTGACCTTTTAA
- a CDS encoding tyrosine-type recombinase/integrase: protein MAPATGTGGSTGETPVDDALERYLTSLSAGGSRNTLEWVLRTGEQSFRSYLADNGIERVEEIDIACCRDWGMELRTRTAQDEIAASTAHNYYMYTRAFLSFCVRDQLLETNPAATDAAREFLPEDTGKRDRQFWDEDTREALLSFVHSRVDRAYDEDDIDLERAYRDRALVTLLALAGLRGAEAFADPHDDRRDGLTWEDVELNDDRGRVTVLGKSRQYERVGLPTRAKDALERHRTVLEPPTEDWPVFPTGHYPSKRRALEVEFSSDRADAILSDRTIDEALREFEVPPPSISKNGARNLMQRLCETANLEIDGEYLKPHGGRRGLGHELYASGNSELAQSALRHKSIETTHEAYSDIQPEDVAERIDDVME, encoded by the coding sequence ATGGCTCCTGCAACCGGAACCGGCGGTTCCACGGGAGAAACGCCCGTCGACGACGCCCTCGAGCGGTATCTCACCAGCCTCTCTGCGGGCGGCTCTCGGAACACGCTCGAGTGGGTTCTTCGGACCGGCGAGCAGTCGTTTCGGTCCTATCTCGCCGACAACGGCATCGAACGCGTCGAGGAGATCGACATCGCGTGCTGTCGCGACTGGGGGATGGAACTTCGAACCCGAACCGCCCAGGACGAGATCGCCGCGTCGACCGCACACAACTACTACATGTACACCCGGGCGTTCCTCTCGTTTTGCGTTCGGGACCAACTGCTCGAGACGAACCCCGCGGCGACGGACGCCGCGCGGGAGTTCTTACCGGAGGACACCGGTAAGCGCGACCGCCAGTTCTGGGACGAAGACACGCGAGAGGCGCTACTTTCGTTCGTCCACTCGCGCGTCGACCGGGCCTACGACGAGGACGATATCGACCTCGAGCGGGCCTACCGAGATCGCGCGCTCGTGACGTTGCTCGCCCTCGCGGGGCTTCGCGGGGCCGAGGCGTTCGCGGATCCACACGACGACCGCCGCGACGGACTCACCTGGGAGGACGTCGAACTGAACGACGACCGCGGGCGGGTGACGGTGCTCGGAAAGTCCCGTCAGTACGAACGCGTCGGACTCCCCACGCGCGCGAAAGATGCACTCGAACGCCACCGAACCGTCCTCGAGCCGCCGACCGAGGACTGGCCCGTGTTCCCGACGGGCCATTACCCCTCGAAACGGCGCGCGCTCGAAGTCGAGTTCTCGTCGGATCGCGCCGACGCGATCCTGTCCGATCGGACGATCGACGAGGCCCTGCGCGAGTTCGAGGTTCCGCCGCCGTCGATCTCGAAAAACGGGGCGCGAAATCTGATGCAGCGACTCTGTGAGACCGCCAATCTCGAGATCGACGGCGAGTACCTCAAACCTCACGGCGGTCGCCGAGGCTTGGGTCACGAACTCTACGCGAGCGGCAATTCGGAACTCGCACAGTCGGCGCTGCGACACAAGTCCATCGAGACGACCCATGAGGCGTACAGCGATATCCAGCCGGAAGACGTCGCGGAACGGATCGACGACGTTATGGAATGA